The Prochlorococcus marinus XMU1408 region CGGTTGAGAGGTGTTGAATTAGTTATTCAAGAATTAAATTTTATTGACTTAAAGTTCTCCTCCTATTTATCTAATATTAACTAATACTTGATTCAAGTAAATGACTTAATTGAGATATAATAAGAATCTAATTTCCTTTCTATATAAAATATTAGTATGAGATAATATTTTTGAGTTGTTTCATTTATTTCCTTTATCGAATTAATTGATGAGTCAGTTGTTTTTTGGTTTTGAAGACCTATATAAAATTAATGCAATCCCAACTTTATTCCTCTCTTTAGGCTTGCTTGGAATTATAGGGATTCTTCTAACACTTGGAAGAAGATTAGATTCTGCAATGAAGTTGGAGAGATTTGGTATTCCAATAGCTCTTTTAGTTGGAGCAATTGGTTTTTTAATTGGTCCTTATGGACCTTTTTCATTATTACCAGAGAGGGTTTTGAATACTTGGATGCAATTACCAACTCCTTTGCTTACATTGGTTTTTGCAACTTTGATGCTAGGGAGACCCATCCCTAAACTAAGTGGCTTATGGCAACCAGTAGCATCTCAGGCATTATTGGGGCTTCTACTTGGTTTTGGTCAATATGTTGTAGGAGGAATAATTGTTTTGTTATTTTTGCTGCCTTATTTAGGGGTGGATCCATTAATGGGATGCATTATTGAAGTTGGTTTTGAAGGCGGTCATGGGGCTGCTGCAATTATGGGGGAAAGTTTTAGAAAATTAGGCTTTCCTGAGGGATTAGATTTAGGCTTCGCAATGGCTACTGTCGGCTTACTTGCTTCTACGTTGCTTGGAAGTGGATTAGTTGTTCTAGGTAGGTTTTTTGGATGGTTGGTTCCTGCTGATAAAGAGATCAAAAATGATTTAAGCGTCGTCGATCTAGAATTCAAAACAATTGAACAATTTAAGTTGCTTTTATATAATTTTGCTTTTGCAGGATTAGCTGTATTGGTTGGTATCTTTTTGCTCTATTGTTTAAGGTTTTCTTCTATGTATATGGGTGAAATAAGTAAACAGGTTATATTAGCTTTTCCAGTCTTTCCATTGGCTTTAATGGGATCATTCTTTATAAGGTTTGTCTTAGAAAAGTCTAAAAACACAAAATTAGTTTCATCTCTTTTTCAACGTGAGATTGGAATACTTTCCACGGATTTACTTATAATTACAGCTATGGCTGGATTGAATTTACCATTGCTAGTTAACTATTGGTTACCTATAAGTCTCTTAGCAATTGGTGGATTGATTTGGAACCTTGCAGGGATGTTGATTTTTTCTAGATTGTTTTTTAGAGAAGAGTGGTTTGAAAGATCAATCGCAGAGTTTGGTAATTCGACAGGAGTTGCTGCTAGTGGATTATTACTTTTGAGATTAGCTGATCCAAGAAATACCACTCAAACCTTACCTGTATTTTCTATTAAACAATTATTTCTTCAACCACTGCTTTCAGGTGGTTTAATTACTGTAATAGCCCCTTTATTTATTAGTAATTTTGGGCTTAAAGGATGGACAGAATTTTGTGGATTAATTTCATTATCTTTATGTGCGGTAGCAATATCTCTACAGTCGAAATATACAAAAGCTTCAGCATGACAATTAAGACACTTAAGAAAAGTTATAATCTATATAAAATATTATTTTAATTAACTATTAGTTTTTTTAATATGAACCGACAAATCTACAAAGATATTCCTCCTCAAGAATTAAAAGAAAAATGGTTTAAAAGTCATCTTTTAGGTAAAGAGGTTGAATTAAGAGAACTCTATGAATTACCTCAGGATCAGTTGGATTTAATCATGGCAGAAACTGCTGAGTTTAGAAGTGATATTGGAAACAGAGATAGGAATCTAGGGAAATTTTGTACGGCTGGTTATTTTTTAGAATTATCAAGAATTATTGATAAAAGAAGGGCTTCAGAATAATTTTGAATTCTGTCTACTTCATTGTCCAAAAAATATTGGTTTGCTTTCCTTATCCCAAGGCTTATTTTTCTTCATTACAATATGATATTTCTCGTGATTTAAAAAATAATTTAACCAATTCCTTAAGAATTCAATCTCATGATTTTGATCAAATCTTGAGATGTCAGCTATTCTAAATTGTCTTATAAATGGCCATATAGCCCAGTCAGCAATGCTTTCTTTGGCATCAACAAGAAAAAGTGGCTTCCCTTTATTTGAAAAGCTTTTTAATCTATTATTTAATGATAAAAGTATTTCATAACAAGCATCCCTATGAGTTTTTAATTCTTGATAGTTGAATCTAGACGCATATTTATATCGATCTAAATGATATTTAAATTCTTTATCATTTAGATCGATAAGACTAAGTATTTCTTGTGATTTACAATTTTTAAATAATAATGCATCCATATTTGATTCTTTCAAACTCCAGATCATAATGTCTATGCTCTCATCAATTACTTGATTTAAGCTTGTCTTTAATACAGGTACAGTTGCCTTCTTAGAAATCTCAATTAATTCAATAGGTTTCTTCTTTAAATCTACCTCTCTTAACTCAACCAATTGATTTGTATTTAATAAAGCCCATCTAGCTCTGATCGCATAGGGACATCTTCTGAAGCTATAAAGAATATTGTGCTTCATAACTTTCCTGTTAAGATCATATTGTGAGCTTTTTAAATGTATGATTATTCAATCCTAAATAGTAAATAGGATATACTCTATAAGTATATCCTATTTACTATTTATTTTTTTATATTCCTCAAGTTTCATTTATTAAAAAAATTCAATCATGTCAGAATTTGTTTATCTAATGAAAAACGGTGATTTATATAAACTTGGATGCACAAGTAATTTGGAAAGTGAGGCTAATAAAATGAAGCCAGGTGAAATAATTTCTTCTTTTAAAATAAAAAACCCTAAATCTTTTCAGGCAAGATTATTGAGGCTTTATAAGAAAAAAAGAATCCCGGATACAAATTATTTTCGTTTATCTGAATCAGAAGTTGATAATTGTAAAAAACATCTAGAAGGTAAAAGTAATTTACCTAAAAGCTTAGGCGATGAATTGAAAATTGGTTTAAATGGATCTTTATTGTTTGCTAGTTTAACTTTTTTCATTTCATTTATAATTAATAAGATGCTTATATTCAGTTTATTTCTTGCAATCTTATTAGCATCTCTTCCTATGTGGTCTCTTGCTATTCTTGGTAGCTTCGGGGGCTACGATATTGATGATCTTAAACTTTTTTCGACAATTTCTAATAGATTAAAGGGCTTTCTGATTGCTCTTTCAATGACTTCGTTTGCGTATGTTCTATATTCCTTTTTTCATTTTTAGATTGATAATTAATTTATATAAATTAATTATGATTTCTTGCTTAATTTTAAAACGGAGCTATAAAGATATTGATAAGCTAATGTCCTTTAGCGAGTATGAACATTTCCGAGTATCTTCAATTCTTAGAACCAATACAAGATCAGCTTAATAAAGTTTACTCAATTGCGTCTTTGGGACTAACTGTATTGATTTGCTTATGGCTTTTTAATTTTATTGTTGGTCTAATTCAAAGAACTTATTCCGTTGGTAAAGCTATAGGAAGTTTTTATAGAAATTATATTCATAAGTATATTAGAAGAGTAATTATTGGCACTTTTAATATATTTAAGAAACCTAGCAATGCAATTTAGTTAAATAATAAAAAGAGTTTTTGTTTTTTTTACTTAGATTGATGTTTCAAGTTTACAGTTTAGTGCGATTTCAAAAGGAACTGAACTGTTTGCTAAATTTAATAAATTAGAACAAATATTGGCAATATCATTTGGCTGAGTCATTTCCTCTTTTGGGAAACTATTTACTTCTTTTGCCATATCTGTATTTACCCAGCCTGGGCAAATTGCAGTAACTCTAATACCTTTATTCCATCCTTCATTTCTCATCGTTTGGCATAAACTCATTAAAGCGAATTTACTCATTGAGTAACTAGCTAAGCTACCTTTTGATCGTTTTCCACTCATTGATACTAATACAATAATTCTAGCTGAGTTATTCATTGATAAGTATTTCCAGGCATCTTTTGTTAATATCCATGGTCCCATTACATTAACTTTCCATAGATCTTCTATATCCTGTATTTCATTGTCTTTAAAGATTAGATTTGTTCTTTTAAAAATTCCAGCACAATGAATAATGGTATCAATACTTTTAAATGAATTAACTGTACTTTTCACCCATTCTCTTGATGATTCTCTTTTAGTGGCATCATAAGAATGTACAACAAAATTTTCTGGATTATTTGATTTAGGATCTAACGGTGTATTGAACAAATCTTCTTTTCTTCTTACTCCCAGGCTTATTGAATGTCCTTCTTTAAGTAACTTTAATGCGATCGCTTTACCTATACCTCTACTTGCTCCAGTTATAAGAATCTTTCTCATTTGTTATCAACTAATAATGCCTTAAACAATAGATTTAATTCTCTTCCATGCATGTTAATTAAACCTTGTTTAATTGTCCAAGGTGATTTCCTAAACATTTTCCACATAGCAGATATTAATTCTTTAAGGCTCAGTGTATTTGTTAGGAATCCATACCATTGTTTATTAGGCAAACTAAAAAACTCTACAAAAAAACCTCTAAGCAATTTCTCTTCGAAGCGCATTAATTTTTCTAATCCGAATTTGTATATAGCTTGTTTTCTTCTAAGTTCAGTAGGCCATAACACTTGCCAACCTTTCTTTGCTAATGATGCGGAGGAAGCTTTTTGGTCTTCCATAGCCAATGAGAGGGCTTTGGCAACTTTAGGAGCTCTTCTTAAAAGACTGCCAACCATATATCCCGATGCAGGATGAACCATTCCAGCAGAACCTCCAAAGCCAAGGACAGGTTGAGTCAGGTCAGGTATTGGCATATTCATTGGCAGATATGAACCATGTTCTTCATGCTCAAGACTTTTTATTTTCAAACCTCGAGTTTCTAATCTTTTTTCAAGTCTTCTTTTTAATTCATCAAGTGAGACTGGAGGAAATAGACCTAGAGATGTTTCTTCTAAAAAAAACTTCCCATTACCCATATCCATGGCATACAAAAATGTTG contains the following coding sequences:
- a CDS encoding sodium/glutamate symporter → MSQLFFGFEDLYKINAIPTLFLSLGLLGIIGILLTLGRRLDSAMKLERFGIPIALLVGAIGFLIGPYGPFSLLPERVLNTWMQLPTPLLTLVFATLMLGRPIPKLSGLWQPVASQALLGLLLGFGQYVVGGIIVLLFLLPYLGVDPLMGCIIEVGFEGGHGAAAIMGESFRKLGFPEGLDLGFAMATVGLLASTLLGSGLVVLGRFFGWLVPADKEIKNDLSVVDLEFKTIEQFKLLLYNFAFAGLAVLVGIFLLYCLRFSSMYMGEISKQVILAFPVFPLALMGSFFIRFVLEKSKNTKLVSSLFQREIGILSTDLLIITAMAGLNLPLLVNYWLPISLLAIGGLIWNLAGMLIFSRLFFREEWFERSIAEFGNSTGVAASGLLLLRLADPRNTTQTLPVFSIKQLFLQPLLSGGLITVIAPLFISNFGLKGWTEFCGLISLSLCAVAISLQSKYTKASA
- a CDS encoding glutathione S-transferase, with amino-acid sequence MKHNILYSFRRCPYAIRARWALLNTNQLVELREVDLKKKPIELIEISKKATVPVLKTSLNQVIDESIDIMIWSLKESNMDALLFKNCKSQEILSLIDLNDKEFKYHLDRYKYASRFNYQELKTHRDACYEILLSLNNRLKSFSNKGKPLFLVDAKESIADWAIWPFIRQFRIADISRFDQNHEIEFLRNWLNYFLNHEKYHIVMKKNKPWDKESKPIFFGQ
- a CDS encoding GIY-YIG nuclease family protein — encoded protein: MSEFVYLMKNGDLYKLGCTSNLESEANKMKPGEIISSFKIKNPKSFQARLLRLYKKKRIPDTNYFRLSESEVDNCKKHLEGKSNLPKSLGDELKIGLNGSLLFASLTFFISFIINKMLIFSLFLAILLASLPMWSLAILGSFGGYDIDDLKLFSTISNRLKGFLIALSMTSFAYVLYSFFHF
- a CDS encoding SDR family NAD(P)-dependent oxidoreductase, whose protein sequence is MRKILITGASRGIGKAIALKLLKEGHSISLGVRRKEDLFNTPLDPKSNNPENFVVHSYDATKRESSREWVKSTVNSFKSIDTIIHCAGIFKRTNLIFKDNEIQDIEDLWKVNVMGPWILTKDAWKYLSMNNSARIIVLVSMSGKRSKGSLASYSMSKFALMSLCQTMRNEGWNKGIRVTAICPGWVNTDMAKEVNSFPKEEMTQPNDIANICSNLLNLANSSVPFEIALNCKLETSI
- the crtL gene encoding lycopene beta cyclase — protein: MKTSALKDALVLGSGPGALSIAAALANENLKVEILSEQSPDEPWPFTYGIWGEEVDELGLSHLLEHRWINTVSYFGEGDKDPNSKKNEVTKHNRDYGLFDKNKLQAYWLQQCNKAEIEWHKGSAIDLETNQLISTVKTSKGKELNARLVIDATGYKPVFIKAPNQGPVAVQTCYGIVGEFNSPPVEKGQFVLMDYRCDHLDQEERKEAPTFLYAMDMGNGKFFLEETSLGLFPPVSLDELKRRLEKRLETRGLKIKSLEHEEHGSYLPMNMPIPDLTQPVLGFGGSAGMVHPASGYMVGSLLRRAPKVAKALSLAMEDQKASSASLAKKGWQVLWPTELRRKQAIYKFGLEKLMRFEEKLLRGFFVEFFSLPNKQWYGFLTNTLSLKELISAMWKMFRKSPWTIKQGLINMHGRELNLLFKALLVDNK